The Coregonus clupeaformis isolate EN_2021a chromosome 3, ASM2061545v1, whole genome shotgun sequence genome includes a region encoding these proteins:
- the LOC123481733 gene encoding LOW QUALITY PROTEIN: antifreeze protein Maxi (The sequence of the model RefSeq protein was modified relative to this genomic sequence to represent the inferred CDS: substituted 1 base at 1 genomic stop codon) produces the protein MYTAAAAGVDRRKQQKQQRSKLAVIVAAAAVSCRSSSNSSSSSEPIVAVNRAAAAAAVLASSRSSSSGSRSSVVAAAASAVVIYXQAAAAAAAAAAAARSAAAAAAAAVAVAAAAARLPTAAAAAAAAAAAAAAAAAAAAAAAAAAAAAGATANRRQQQQQQQSAAAAVPAAAAAAAAAAAAAAAAAAAAAAATSTSSSSSTSSSSSRKAAAATAAAAATAAGSEPQ, from the exons atgtaTACAGCGGCAGCAGCCGGAGTAGACCGGCGTAAGCAGCAGAAGCAGCAACGTAGCAAATTAGCAGTTATTGTAGCAGCAGCAGCGGTTAGCTgccgcagcagcagcaacagcagcagcagcagtgaacCAATAGTAGCAGTAAACcgagcggcagcagcagcagcggtgcTGGCAagcagcagaagcagcagcagcggcagccgCAGCAGCGTTGTTGCAGCAGCAGC CAGCGCAGTAGTGATATATTaacaagcagcagcagcagcagcagcagcagcagcagcagcacgcagtgcagcagcagcagcagcagcagcagtagcagtagcagcagcagcagcgcgtTTGCC aacagcagcagcggcagcagcagcagcagcagcagcagcagcagcagcagcagcagcagcagcagcagccgcagcggcagcagcagcagccggtGCCACAGCAAACCggcgccagcagcagcagcagcagcagtcagcagcagcagca gtgccagcagcagcagcagcagcagcagcagcagcagcagcagcagcggcagcagcagcagcagcagcagcagccaccagcacaagcagcagcagcagcaccagcagcagcagcagccgtaaagcagcagcagcaacagcagcagcagcagcaaccgcAGCAGGCAGCGAAccgcagtag